Proteins co-encoded in one Afipia sp. P52-10 genomic window:
- a CDS encoding DNA-binding transcriptional regulator, translating into MSEQGNKRIDGVRSIKRGLDVLLEVNRSGGIRAGELAQRLNLARPTVYRLLETLEELGYVARSASDERFRVTRRASSLGDGYDPGIVVSQAAAPVIGELSKRLVWPVDLSTYENAAMVIQETTHARSPLSIDRGMIGRRLPLLRTSAGRAYLAYCPEAEREIILKHIARIDEAEDRPYLLPKYVAQMIADTRARGFAVRSDGEYNERTSSIAVPILRDGYVLACISVIWIRTALDLPEAISQFAAPLLEAAITLGDTA; encoded by the coding sequence ATGTCCGAGCAAGGCAATAAGCGTATAGACGGGGTTCGGTCGATCAAGCGTGGACTCGATGTCTTGCTGGAAGTGAACCGTTCCGGTGGCATTCGGGCTGGCGAGCTCGCGCAGCGGCTAAACCTGGCAAGGCCGACCGTTTACAGGCTGCTCGAAACTCTTGAAGAGCTTGGTTATGTGGCGCGAAGCGCATCGGACGAGCGCTTTCGGGTGACGCGCCGCGCCAGTAGCCTCGGTGATGGATACGACCCGGGTATTGTCGTCAGCCAGGCGGCGGCTCCGGTGATCGGCGAGCTCTCAAAGCGGCTCGTTTGGCCAGTCGATCTGTCAACCTATGAGAACGCGGCGATGGTTATCCAGGAGACGACCCACGCACGCAGCCCGCTATCGATCGACCGAGGTATGATCGGCCGCAGGCTGCCGTTGCTGCGGACGTCGGCAGGACGGGCCTATCTGGCATATTGCCCAGAAGCCGAGCGCGAGATCATCCTCAAGCATATTGCGCGGATCGACGAGGCGGAGGATCGACCGTACCTGCTGCCGAAATACGTTGCCCAGATGATTGCCGACACCCGTGCTCGCGGTTTTGCTGTGCGCAGCGATGGCGAATATAACGAGCGGACCTCAAGCATCGCGGTGCCGATCCTGCGCGACGGCTATGTGCTGGCTTGTATTTCCGTGATCTGGATCAGGACTGCGCTGGACCTGCCGGAGGCTATCAGCCAGTTCGCTGCACCGCTGTTGGAGGCGGCGATTACACTTGGAGACACCGCTTGA
- a CDS encoding amidohydrolase family protein translates to MPVIDVHAHILPSLYLEAMRRAGLCDRAGNPVGDGFPFPTWSLDDTLRIMDRYAIRASVLSITAPGAQFERGADAVALTRALNDAMAEIVRAYPQRFAALGVLPLSNIDASLQEIERTLDQLKFDGVGLFSNADGAYLGDKRFAPLFEELDRRRAVVFVHPAQPPSFERFSIGLPSPILEYPFDSTRMLASLLYSGALARYTNIKLIVPHGGGTVPYLAARIARSASAVFQTGPRTPPDEAMQLLRSVYYDLTAMSEVGNLALLREFVPADRLLVGYDYPFRPESTIASQRSALDGFEGFTDEQKAIIRSGNALRLFPRLAQ, encoded by the coding sequence TTGCCGGTAATCGACGTTCACGCGCATATCCTGCCTAGCCTTTATCTTGAGGCAATGCGTCGGGCGGGTCTCTGCGACCGGGCGGGCAACCCCGTTGGCGATGGCTTCCCATTTCCGACCTGGAGCCTCGATGACACGCTGCGCATCATGGATCGCTACGCCATCCGAGCGTCCGTGCTTTCAATCACGGCACCCGGTGCGCAATTTGAGCGAGGCGCCGATGCCGTAGCCCTCACTCGCGCGCTCAACGATGCCATGGCCGAGATCGTGCGCGCATATCCGCAGCGCTTTGCGGCCCTTGGTGTTCTGCCGTTATCGAACATCGATGCGTCCTTGCAAGAAATCGAGCGCACCCTTGACCAGCTGAAGTTCGATGGCGTCGGCCTGTTCAGCAACGCCGATGGCGCCTATCTCGGCGACAAGCGTTTCGCACCTCTATTCGAGGAGCTCGATCGGCGCAGGGCCGTCGTGTTCGTGCATCCCGCCCAACCGCCATCGTTTGAACGGTTCAGCATCGGCCTTCCTTCGCCGATTCTCGAGTATCCGTTCGACAGCACGCGTATGCTCGCGAGCCTGCTCTACTCGGGCGCGCTCGCACGCTACACCAACATCAAGCTGATCGTGCCGCATGGCGGTGGCACCGTGCCCTACCTTGCCGCACGCATCGCGCGTTCGGCGTCCGCTGTGTTTCAAACAGGCCCAAGGACACCACCGGATGAGGCCATGCAGCTGCTGCGCTCGGTCTACTACGACCTGACTGCCATGAGCGAAGTCGGTAATCTGGCTCTGTTAAGGGAGTTTGTGCCGGCGGATCGCCTTCTGGTCGGTTACGACTATCCTTTCCGCCCCGAGAGCACCATCGCGTCGCAGCGGTCCGCGCTCGACGGCTTCGAGGGCTTCACCGATGAACAGAAGGCAATAATCCGCAGCGGCAATGCGCTTCGTCTGTTCCCGCGCCTCGCCCAATGA